A region of Pyxidicoccus trucidator DNA encodes the following proteins:
- a CDS encoding ribonucleotide-diphosphate reductase subunit beta produces MLLNPGLNLTLRPMAYPQFFEMYRNAIKNTWTVEEVDFSTDLVDLRSKMTDAERHLIHRLVAFFATGDSIVGNNLVLNLYKHINAPEARMYLSRQLYEEALHVQFYLTLLDTYVPDPAERAKAFAAIDNIPSIQRKARFCMKWMDSVHGLDELRTKDERRKFLLNLICFAGCIEGLFFFAAFAYVYFLRSKGLLNGLAAGTNWVFRDESAHMGFAFECIQVARKEEPDLFDAQMERDVVAMMRDAVECETQFAQDLLSGGVMGLSVQEMRGYLEYVADQRLQMLGMAPVFRTKNPLHFMDLQDVQELTNFFERRVSSYQVAVGVGAATDVVFDAAF; encoded by the coding sequence ATGCTGCTGAATCCTGGATTGAACCTGACGCTGCGCCCGATGGCGTACCCGCAGTTCTTCGAGATGTACCGGAACGCCATCAAGAACACCTGGACTGTGGAGGAGGTGGACTTCTCCACGGACCTGGTGGACCTGCGGTCGAAGATGACGGACGCGGAGCGCCATCTCATCCACCGGCTGGTGGCGTTCTTCGCGACGGGAGACAGCATCGTCGGCAACAACCTGGTGCTGAACCTGTACAAGCACATCAACGCGCCCGAGGCGCGGATGTACCTGTCGCGCCAGCTGTATGAAGAGGCGCTGCACGTCCAGTTCTACCTGACGCTGCTGGACACGTACGTGCCGGACCCGGCGGAGCGGGCGAAGGCCTTCGCGGCCATCGACAACATCCCCTCCATCCAGCGCAAGGCGCGCTTCTGCATGAAGTGGATGGACAGCGTCCACGGGCTGGACGAGCTGCGGACGAAGGACGAGCGGCGGAAGTTCCTGCTCAACCTCATCTGCTTCGCGGGCTGCATCGAGGGGCTCTTCTTCTTCGCGGCGTTCGCCTACGTGTACTTCCTGCGCAGCAAGGGCCTGTTGAACGGGCTGGCGGCGGGGACCAACTGGGTGTTCCGCGACGAGAGCGCGCACATGGGCTTCGCGTTCGAGTGCATCCAGGTGGCGCGCAAGGAGGAGCCGGACCTCTTCGACGCGCAGATGGAGCGCGACGTGGTGGCGATGATGCGCGACGCGGTGGAGTGCGAGACGCAGTTCGCGCAGGACCTGCTGAGCGGCGGAGTGATGGGGCTGTCCGTGCAGGAGATGCGCGGCTACCTGGAGTACGTGGCGGACCAGCGGCTCCAGATGCTGGGCATGGCGCCGGTGTTCCGGACCAAGAACCCGCTGCACTTCATGGACCTGCAGGACGTGCAGGAGCTCACCAACTTCTTCGAGCGCCGCGTGTCGTCGTACCAGGTGGCCGTCGGAGTCGGTGCGGCCACGGACGTGGTGTTCGACGCGGCGTTCTGA
- a CDS encoding HlyD family secretion protein, with the protein MAYPFERTLRSLSYESDTRLVFVALMVLCAGGLIAWSLFAKVPLVKASSQARIEPHNAVHRIEPPSAGRVVLSRLKLDQQVKEGDLLIEFDARAERLELDRSKATLTATEKELAIIRQQITNKREEAALTARVDEVAVKEVLGRAQELVPRHRLAVERAELALKSPTGAVSEMEKLERKTDVDALSFAQTAQGLALTRLQREQNVRRQALAAQLLGLEREELGAEGRIRELRGTIDRLEYQIERKLYRAPATGHLVDVAELGSGAFIADGQRVGTIVASNAEVRVRARFPKEVVGLIQPGQTARLKLDGYPNTIYGTVPARVTAVGTEPGQTATPEAIPGTVRVELKFAPPDDPRIQLRHGMTLSVEVEVARASPVALLMRALGEWNPQPEEPPVTVFQPEAEAR; encoded by the coding sequence ATGGCATATCCCTTCGAGCGGACCCTTCGTTCCCTGAGCTACGAGTCGGACACGCGCCTCGTGTTCGTCGCTCTGATGGTGTTGTGCGCCGGCGGGCTCATCGCCTGGTCGCTGTTCGCCAAGGTCCCGCTCGTCAAGGCCAGCTCACAGGCCCGCATCGAGCCACACAACGCCGTCCATCGCATCGAGCCGCCCAGCGCGGGCAGGGTCGTGCTCTCGCGGCTCAAACTCGACCAGCAGGTCAAGGAAGGCGATCTTCTCATCGAGTTCGACGCACGGGCCGAGCGCCTCGAACTCGATCGGAGCAAGGCGACGCTCACCGCGACCGAGAAGGAGCTCGCCATCATCCGCCAGCAGATCACCAACAAGCGCGAAGAGGCGGCTTTGACGGCACGGGTGGATGAGGTCGCGGTCAAGGAGGTGCTGGGGAGGGCGCAGGAGCTCGTGCCCAGGCACCGGCTCGCGGTGGAACGCGCGGAGCTGGCCCTCAAGAGCCCGACGGGCGCGGTCTCGGAGATGGAGAAGCTCGAGCGCAAGACCGATGTCGATGCGCTCAGCTTCGCGCAGACGGCGCAGGGCCTGGCGCTCACCCGACTGCAGCGCGAGCAGAACGTGCGCCGTCAAGCCCTCGCCGCGCAGCTGCTCGGACTCGAGCGCGAGGAGCTGGGCGCCGAGGGGCGGATCCGGGAGCTTCGGGGCACCATCGACCGCCTCGAGTACCAGATCGAGCGGAAGCTGTATCGGGCGCCGGCCACGGGCCACCTGGTCGACGTGGCGGAGCTCGGCTCGGGAGCATTCATCGCTGATGGGCAGCGGGTCGGCACCATCGTCGCGAGCAATGCCGAGGTGCGGGTGCGCGCCCGTTTCCCGAAGGAGGTCGTCGGATTGATCCAGCCCGGCCAGACGGCGCGCCTCAAGCTCGACGGCTACCCGAACACCATCTACGGGACGGTCCCCGCCAGGGTGACGGCCGTCGGGACCGAGCCCGGTCAGACGGCCACGCCCGAGGCCATCCCCGGTACGGTGCGCGTCGAGCTCAAGTTCGCACCCCCGGACGATCCGCGCATCCAGCTCCGCCACGGCATGACCCTGTCGGTGGAGGTCGAGGTCGCGCGGGCGTCGCCTGTCGCGCTGCTGATGCGGGCGCTCGGCGAATGGAATCCGCAGCCTGAAGAACCGCCCGTGACCGTGTTTCAGCCCGAAGCCGAGGCCCGCTGA